CTTGTTGATTAAATACCCCGGCCACTACCGCCGTATTTACTTTTTCTTTGTTAGAGGTAATGGTTAAGTTATAGCTCTGCATGGGCGCGGTGCGCAGTAAAGCATCGTACCAGTCGTTGTTTTTACCCCGGTATTCCGCAGGGTTCTGGAATGCTTCAGGCACGGGTTGGCCGGCATCTTCGTAGTATTCTTTTTTAAATTGGGCAAATTCTTCGGCATTCATCATTTCAATGCGACCGCGTTGCGGTACTTTCTGGATACCCACAAAGCTATTAAAGCTCACATTGGTCTGGCCGTTCTTGCCCCGTTTGGTAGTAATTAAAACCACCCCGTTGGCTGCCCGCGAACCGTACAACGAAGTAGAAGCAGCGTCTTTTAAAATGGAAATATCTTCGATTTCGTCGGGGTTCAGGGTGCTGATGTTACCGGTAATCGGGAAACCATCAACCACGTACAATGGATCGCTACCACCTAATACCGATAATTGCCCCCGGATACGAACCGAAATGCCTTGGCCTGGTTTACCGGTGGCCTGGGTAATTTGTACGCCGGCCAAACGGCCTTGTAACTTTTGCGTAACCTGCGACACCGGTACGTCTTTAATTTCTTTGGCCGTAACGGTTTGTACGGCGCCGGTAACTTCTTTTTTAAGCTGGCTGCCGTAACCCACTACTACTACTTCTTCTAAAGCTTTGGTATCGGGGGCTAGCGTTACATTAATGTTGGTTTTGTTATTAATGGCTACTTCCTGGGTAATGTACCCGATAAAAGATACTACTAAGGTGCCATTGCCGTTCGGTACGTTTAACGAAAATCCGCCGTTTGCATCGGTAGCCGTACCAGTAGAGGTTCCTTTTACCAATACAGTTACTCCGGGTAAGCTTTCGCCGGTGTTACTAGATACTTTGCCGGTAACCTGTAAACCCTGCGCCCAGGCACTCGTAAGAGTAAAAAATAACAAATGCAGAACGCCTAAGTACTGCATTGTTTTTAGTAGTTTGTGTTTCATGTGCTTGTTTTATTTATATAAAAAGTAGTTTGATTAAAACTTACATGTATGAAATCCTGGTAAAAGCCGTTAACCTCCAAAACCAAGTTATCTAGAGGCTACTCAGCTTTATTTAAGATTTTTAAATTTACCGGCAAAAAAATGTCAGACTATCCTGCACTGTCCGGGCTTAATCGATTCAATTTTAAAAATTTTATAATTATGCCATTTTTACTTAAAAAGAAGGTTGCTCTGGCTTTACTTTCTAAAGAATTTTAAACGGATAGATTTTAAATTTTTAACTTTTCTAAATCTAATTCCTTAGATACAAACCGAATAAAATCAATATTGAGTTTACCTATTTAAAGGTTCTGGATTAACCTCTGTGGAACAGAATCAAACTTATGGCCATAAAACAGTAAGCTGCTGTGCCGGTAAATACAAGCGAAAGTATTAGGTTAAGTATAAGAAGCGTAAAAGCCAGAGTGATGGCTTAATTATCAAATGCTTACAGGTTAATAAACCTCGTAAACTTATAAGGCGACTGGAAAGGCAGCCAAAAACAAGGAGCTACCCGGGACTGGCTTACCTGAACTAGGAAACAAAACCCGCAGCGGTTTTCAAAAATTAATTTTTAACATTATTGTTAACTATGGGTTAGCAGGTTATAAAAGTAAGTCCTTGAGTTAAAGAAATACCTACTATCCTGGGGTTTAAATTTTTTTTACAGGATAGGGCAGGACACCAGCTTACCGCCAAAATTTTAAAAATTCAGGTGCGTTTAAGCTTGCTGCCAGGCTATTGCCATATTTGTAAGGCCATGGCTGCACCCAGCGCCGTACCTTGCGAATTTTCTGCAACAATGATTTGCAGGGTAGGAAATGCTTCTTGCAGCAAAGCCATAAAAATTTTGTTTTTACTAAATCCGCCGTCCACTAGTAAGTATTTAAAGGCAGCTAAGCGGTATTCGCTAGCCAGGTGTATCGCCTTAATCTGGGGCGCCAGGAGTTGCCGTATTAAAGCATGGTAAGCTTCTTCGTAGGTTTGGTAAGCGCCGCCATCAAACTGCTTGGCAATTTGGTAGTTAAAGATAATTTTAGCGGAAGCCTCCCCCGATTCCGGCATTCCCGAGCCAGCTGGCACCATACTGGGCGTAAACTCGGGTTGGTATACCACAGTTTTAAAATAATCTAGCGGTTTATTAAAATGCGCCGCCAGTTTTTTGGTTTGTACTTCGTGCTCGTTACCAATAAATACCCGCGAAGCCCGTACCGGATTGCCATTGTAGGTTAAATAATTCAGACAGTCTTGTTGCAGCATTTCTTCGGTGAGCGGCTCTTGGGCAAACGGGTTGAGCGTAATGCCCCAGGTGCCGGTAGAAAGTAATAAAAAAGGCTCCTGGTATTTTTGTAAATACGGAATTAAAGCCGCCGAACTGTCGTGGAGGCCAATGCCCACTGGAATTTGCTTATTCCGAAACTTAATGCTGAAAGTAGTATTATAGTCGGTAATACGGGGTAGCAGCGAAATAATATCTTCCTGATAAACCCAGTTGTGGTACTGATTTTTAGTAAAATCCCAGAGGCCGGTGTGGCACCCAATACTGGTATATTCCGACACGCGCTGCCCCGAAAACTGAAATGCGCAGAATTGAGGCAAATGCAACGAACATTTAATCTGGCTAAATAGATGTGGTTTTTTGTATTTAAGCCAGTAAAGTTGTTTTCCTGAGTTAAGCATGCCTAAATCCGGCGAGGCCGTTTGGGCAGAAAACGTCAGCTTAGAGCCGTACTGCGCGTGGAACTGCTGGTCTAAGTCTTCAGGAAAAGGTTTTAAGTAAGAGTATAAGGGAGTAGCTGGTTTATTTTGCGCATTTAAGTGCACAAAACTGGCCCCGTAGGTAGTAAAATTAAGCCCCCGAATATCAAATTGGGTGTTGTTTTCGAGATGTTGCCAGGTTTGTTGTAACCAGTTAATCAAGGAATTTAAATCTTCGCTTGGTTCGCCGTCGTCGTCGGTAATTTCAGGAAAGCGCGTTTCTATTTCGTGGATAATCCGATATTCCGGGTCAAAAAGAACGCATTTCTTGTTGGTTTTACCTATATCAAATACCGCTACGCAAGGAACCATTAGAATTAAGAGTTAGGAGTTAAAAGTTATGTGTTAAAAGTGGTGGAATTTTAAAATTTTAAAAATCTGATTTTCTAAAATCTAGTGTCTAACATCTATAATTTAAAATCCAACCTACAAACCGGTAGTGTAAGTTTTAAGACCACGTTGTTTAATAAGCTGCTGCCGGATTTTTTGTTCGCGGTAAAACGCTAAGGGCTGCAAGGCCGCTCCGCTTTGTAACCGGGCTTGCGCCAGCAAAGGCCGTACATCTGTCCGGAAGGCTTGTTGCAGAATTTCCTGGGCCTGGGTGGCATCGTTTTGTTCCTGGGCTTTTTCCAGCGCTTGCCGGTCGATGATTAAGGCTTGGGCATACGCTATTTTTATGGCTTCTACCGATTGCAGTAAATCTTCCAGCGGGTCTTTTACGTTGTGGCTGGCGTCAATCATCCAGCTTAAAGGCGGGTTTTTTACTTCGGCGCTGATCATGCCTTCTACCAGTTCGTTAAAAATTAAAAATAACTGGAAAGGCCGCATGGCGCCCACGGTTAAATCATCGTCGCCGTATTTAGAATCGTTAAAGTGAAAACCGCCCAGTTTGCCTTCCATCATAAACCGCGACACAATTTGTTCGATGTTGGTATTGGGTAAATGATGGCCTAAATCAACCAAACCCAAGGCTTTCTCGCCGAGTTTCTGGCAGAACAGGAGGGAAGTACCCCAGTCGGCAACTACCGTGGAGTAAAAATGAGGTTCGTAGGGTTTGTATTCAATAAATACTTTCCAATCATCGGGCAATGTTTCGTAAATCTGCTGAAACGAATCCAGGGTACGCTGAAATGCACGCCGGAAATTTTGCTGCCCCGGAAAATCCGAACCGTCCGATAACCAGATCGTTAACGCTTTGGAACCTAACGCCACGCCGTGTTTAATTACTTCTACGTTATGGGCAATAGCCTGGTCGCGCACGTGCTTATCGGTGTGCGACAAAGAACCGTATTTATAGGAATGCGCCTGGTCTTCCTGGTCTTGAAAAGTGTTGGAATTGACGGCATCAAACTGCAACTCAAACGAAGCCGCTAATTGTTTAATGGCTGTTGCATTCTGCGGGATGTCCCAGGGAATGTGCAGCGAAATAGCCCCACTCGATTGATTTAAAGCGTGCAGTAACCCGACATCCTCAATTTTTTCTTCTAAGCTCCGCGGTTCCCCGCCACCCGCAAAACGGCCAAACCGGGTGCCGCCCATTCCTAAAGCCCAACTGGGAATGGCTACTTGAAAGGCAGCGAGTTGCTCCAGAATAGCGTTTACGTTGTGGCCTTCGTCTTGTAAAACACTTTGCAGGTACTTAAACTTTTTATCCTGGCTCGAGGCTAAAGTTTGGTTATGTTGGTCAATCAGCGATTTATCCAGGATCATGGCAGCAGGTTTTTAAAGATAAACTCAACCAATTTTTAAATTTATACTTTTTAACAGATTACAGCTTTAGCGCATTAAGTGCGGTTAGCGCCGGAAGTAAAGCCGCACCAATAGGATGCAACTAGTCTGTTATAATTTAAAAAACAGAAACGTATGATATCGGCAATACCTGTTGGCACGAGCTACAAACTCGCACCAGCGGGTATTACCAATATTTTAAAAATTTTAATTTTAAGAAAAGATTAACGCACAAATGCGGCTGGTACGCCACCATCCACGTTCAATACGTTGCCGGTGCTCTTGTTGAGTAAGCCACCCACGTATAAGAACACGGCATTCGCCATATCTTCGACCAGTAATTCTTCGTTTAATACCGTACGTTTGGCGTAATAAGCTGGCAGTTCAGCCACGGAAATGCCATAAGCTTTAGCCCGACCTTCGGCCCAGCCGCTTTCCCAGATTTTGCTGCCCCGGATTACCGCATCTGGATTTACTACATTTACCCGTATCTTATCAGAACCCAACTCGGCAGCCATTAACCGCGACATGTGTAATTGAGCCGCTTTGGCAGTACCATAGGCAATGTTATTAGGCCCGGAAACCAAGGCATTTTTACTCACAATGTTTACAATATCACCACCCAGTTGTTGCTTGCGCATTATTTTAACACCTTGCTGCGATACTAAGAATTGGCCTTTTACCAGTACATCCTGCAGTATATCGTAATCAGCTTCGGTGGTTTCCATCATGGGCTTAGAAATAGATAAACCGGCGCAATTCACCACAATATCTACGCCGCCAAAAGCTAGATTTGCCGTTTTAAAAGCTTCAGCAATGGCTTGCGAACTGGTAACATCTACAATCGCGGTGGCGGCGGTATCGCGGCCAAACTTTTTATTAAATTCCGCTTGCGCTTCCTGAATATCAGCTTCGCGCATATCAACCATTACCACGCAGGCACCTTCCTGAGCCAGTTTATCGGCAATAGCTTTGCCAATGCCGCCGCTACCACCGGTAATTAAGGCAATTTTGCGCGACAAAGGTTTTTCTTTGGGCATGCGTTGCAGTTTGGCTTCTTCTAATAACCAATATTCAATATCAAACGCTTCTTGTTCCGGCAAACCCTGGTACTCCGAAATAGCTTCGGCACCCCGCATTACGTTAATGGCATTTATGTAAAACTCGCTGGCTACGCGGGCCGTTTGCTTGTCTTTGGCGAACGAAAACATGCCTACGCCGGGGTAAATAATTATTACCGGATTCGCATCGCGAACCGCCGGGCTATTCGGGTGTTTGCTGCGTTCGTAATAACCGGTGTAATCGGCCCGGTAAGCTTCAAACTGGGCAGTAAGTTGATTTTTTAAATTTTCAGCATCTGAGATGTCCGCATCCGGAGTTAAATTTAAAACCAAAGGCCGTATTTTGGTGCGCAAAAAGTGATCGGGGCAACTGGTACCCAGCGGCGCTAGTTTATCTAAATCGTGGCTGTTAATGTATTCCAACACGCGTTCGTCGTCGGTGAAATGCCCGATCATGCGATTTTGGCTGGAGCACAAACCCCGCAGCACCGGAATCATTTCGCTGGCTTTGGCTAGGCGTTCTTCAGCGGGCAAAGACTGAATTTTAGCGCCGCCAAATACCGGCCGATCCTTCCCATAGTTTTGTTGCAAATACTCCGATGCCTTCTCAATAGTTTCTAAAGTATTGATATAGCTTTCGTAGGCAGTATCGCCCCAGGTAAACAAACCGTGGCTGCCCAAAATAATGCCTGTAATACCCGGATTATCTTGTACGGCTTTTTCCATCTGTAAACCTAAGTCAAAACCGGGCCGCTGCCACGGCACCCAGGCTACTTTACCGCCAAACAATTCGCGGGTAATTTGTTCGCCGTTTTTGGCGGCCGCAATGGCAATAATGGCATCGGGGTGTAAGTGGTCGATGTGCTTAAAAGGTAAAAAAGCGTGTAAAGGCGTATCGATGGAAGGCGCTTTGGAATCTAAATCATAAATGCAATGATTAAACAAGGCTACCATTTCGTCTTCGTGGGCTAAACCACGGTAGCGGTTTTTCAGGCTGTGCAATTTATCGACGTACAATGCCGCCAGGCCACTTTTCTTTAAAGTGCCCAGGTCGCCGCCGGAACCTTTTACCCACATTACTTCTACATCCTGGCCGGTTAAAGGGTCGGGCATATCTACTTTGCAACTGGTGTTGCCTCCGGCGTAATTGGTTAAGCGTAAATCGGCGCCCAATAAATTAGAACGATAAATTAAAAGCGCTACCTCATCATCCTTTAGAGAATTGGCTACTTGCTCGTCCCAGAGATAACTTACGTATTTAAATGTGGTGGTTGCAGTCGAATTATCCATATCCGATTATGTTTAAGTTTTTTTATTCTAAAGATGATTTGGTTTTTAAATTTTTGCGTTTGCTATTATTAAGGTGAAGCGGGAGAAAGTAATAAATTTAAAAAATGGGTTTGTTGCCTTTTCCGGTTTTACCATTATCAAATGTAGTTATTATACCCCTTTAGGCCATCCTGTGCTATCCTGTCGGGGTTTTTATATCTTGCAGAAGGTCGGTTTAAGTTGATTGTTTGTTACTGTAAACGCGGCAGTTTTGTTCAGGAGGCCAGGTAATTTCCGTAGCCCACTACCATCGTAGAAATAATTACCGTAACAATGCCCAGAATAATAACCCGCATGGTGCGGGCACTGGCGCCTTTCCATTCGTTAAAATAAATGCCCCAGATATTACTCACGATAATAATAAAGGCCATGTGTAAGGTCCAGCTACTAAAACCTAGGCCGTTGGCCGAAAAAAGGCTTTCGCCCATGCCGTAAAAAAAGAACTGCAAATACCAGGTGGTACCGGCAATGGCCGAGAAAAGATAATTGCGGACTAAAGGCGTGGCTTTGTTTACGTAATCGCCGCCGGTTTTATTTTTGATATTTAAATACAAACACCAGATAATGTTGGTAGTTAAGCCGCCCAGTAAAATAACCACCAGGGTAGGATTGTTTTGCCATAACGGATCGATGCCGCGGGCCACGGTGGCTTCGGCGATGGGTTTGCCGGTTTCGTACCCAAACGACATAAAGGCGCTGAGCACCCCTGAGAATATGGCCACCAGAATACCTTTCGGGAAATTAAACTCCTTGATGTTTTCGGTTTTTTGTTCCGGCGATAATTCTTTTTCTTTTAAAGTGCCGGCTTTGCCGCAAATGCCAATACCCACTAAACACAGTAAAACCCCGGCAAAAATAATTAGTCCGGAAGTAGTGCTGAGCAGTTCGGTAATGGTTTTGGCGTTACCGGACCGGCCAAAAAACTCGTAAAATATGGGTGGTATAAGCGTGCCGAAGGCCGCACAAAAACCCAAAACAATAGCCATACCCAACGACAAACCCAGATACCGCATGGTTAAACCAAAGGTTAAACCACCTATGCCCCACAGTAAACCCATTAAATAGGTGTAAAACAAAGTAGAAAAAGGCGTGTGGGTTAAGGTTTCTAAGTAGCCGGGTGCTGTAAGGGCGGCGCCAATGGGCGGCACAATTAACCACGAAAAAATACCTCCCACCAGCCAGTAACTTTCCCAGGCCCATTGTTTTACGCGATTAAACGGTATGTAAAAACTGCCGGAGGCAAAGCCCCCGATAAAATGGTAAAATAATCCCAGAATGACCTGCATAGAGGAATAGTTGGTTTAGAAAAGTAAATTTTTTTTGGAAAAATTGAAATACAAATGGCAATGGAAAATTTTAAAAATTTGCCGGCTAATTCATGATTTTAGCTGTCTATAAAGCCGTTTTTTAAAAATTTTTAAAATTAATCTACTATATTGGGAAATGTAGTTGTAAAAACAAGAGAAACTGTCCTGCACTATCCTGCAAAATTACTTTAGCGAAAAGTAAAAAAATTGTGAAAAAAAGGTTTGATAAATTATTGGATTAAAAAGTTAACTTCAGTTTGTTAGCTTGGAAGCGTTTTTCTTTAGAGCCGGTTCCCGCCTCCAGGCTGAGGTTCCATCTTACTGGATACAGCTGAGTTTGCCTCATGGCCGGCGGGCCTCGTTTGGCTCTCTCGCACTCGCTAGTCTTCCTTTCCTCGACTCCGTCTGCGGAATTTTGCTGCGCAAAACCGGAACCCTATCAGGTGCTCCATAGCCAAACTGGTGTCAGTGGCGTTTAGCTACGGATTTTACTTACTCCTGAATTCTCGAATAATAATGGTATTGACATCCTTCAAGTATATCCTTTTAAGCTTTGTAAACAGAAATATGGATTTTAGTAGATTTTCTTTGATGCAGTTTGTTATTAAAGTCAATGCTTATATTTCATTATGCTTAATTTAAGAAAAGCCGTAGCTACTCGCCACTGACACCAGTTTGGCTGTTGAGGGCCTTCTAAGGTTCCGGTGCGTAGCATTCCGACGTAAGGAGGAAAGGAAGCTTAGACCAGCCCGAGAGAGCCAAACGAGGCCCGCCGGCCATGAGGCAAACTCAGCCTGTTACAATGTAATGGAACCAATACATGGAGACGGGAACCGGCTCCAAAGAACAACTTCCTAGTCTAATTCTTATTTTTAAGATAACTTAGGTATAAAATTTTATAATTTCGGTGCCCGAAGGTTTTAAAACAACTCGCCTGGGCTTTAAAAAAGAAGAAAACCTAACCTGATAAAGCAGAATTTTAAAAATTTAAAAATTGGCAGGTTTTAACATTGAAACTTACCTTCAAGATTAAGCTTTTAATGTAACCAGTTTTCCGGCTGAGGTAACTGCAA
The sequence above is a segment of the Adhaeribacter swui genome. Coding sequences within it:
- a CDS encoding FGGY-family carbohydrate kinase, which gives rise to MVPCVAVFDIGKTNKKCVLFDPEYRIIHEIETRFPEITDDDGEPSEDLNSLINWLQQTWQHLENNTQFDIRGLNFTTYGASFVHLNAQNKPATPLYSYLKPFPEDLDQQFHAQYGSKLTFSAQTASPDLGMLNSGKQLYWLKYKKPHLFSQIKCSLHLPQFCAFQFSGQRVSEYTSIGCHTGLWDFTKNQYHNWVYQEDIISLLPRITDYNTTFSIKFRNKQIPVGIGLHDSSAALIPYLQKYQEPFLLLSTGTWGITLNPFAQEPLTEEMLQQDCLNYLTYNGNPVRASRVFIGNEHEVQTKKLAAHFNKPLDYFKTVVYQPEFTPSMVPAGSGMPESGEASAKIIFNYQIAKQFDGGAYQTYEEAYHALIRQLLAPQIKAIHLASEYRLAAFKYLLVDGGFSKNKIFMALLQEAFPTLQIIVAENSQGTALGAAMALQIWQ
- a CDS encoding TIM barrel protein, encoding MILDKSLIDQHNQTLASSQDKKFKYLQSVLQDEGHNVNAILEQLAAFQVAIPSWALGMGGTRFGRFAGGGEPRSLEEKIEDVGLLHALNQSSGAISLHIPWDIPQNATAIKQLAASFELQFDAVNSNTFQDQEDQAHSYKYGSLSHTDKHVRDQAIAHNVEVIKHGVALGSKALTIWLSDGSDFPGQQNFRRAFQRTLDSFQQIYETLPDDWKVFIEYKPYEPHFYSTVVADWGTSLLFCQKLGEKALGLVDLGHHLPNTNIEQIVSRFMMEGKLGGFHFNDSKYGDDDLTVGAMRPFQLFLIFNELVEGMISAEVKNPPLSWMIDASHNVKDPLEDLLQSVEAIKIAYAQALIIDRQALEKAQEQNDATQAQEILQQAFRTDVRPLLAQARLQSGAALQPLAFYREQKIRQQLIKQRGLKTYTTGL
- a CDS encoding bifunctional aldolase/short-chain dehydrogenase — encoded protein: MDNSTATTTFKYVSYLWDEQVANSLKDDEVALLIYRSNLLGADLRLTNYAGGNTSCKVDMPDPLTGQDVEVMWVKGSGGDLGTLKKSGLAALYVDKLHSLKNRYRGLAHEDEMVALFNHCIYDLDSKAPSIDTPLHAFLPFKHIDHLHPDAIIAIAAAKNGEQITRELFGGKVAWVPWQRPGFDLGLQMEKAVQDNPGITGIILGSHGLFTWGDTAYESYINTLETIEKASEYLQQNYGKDRPVFGGAKIQSLPAEERLAKASEMIPVLRGLCSSQNRMIGHFTDDERVLEYINSHDLDKLAPLGTSCPDHFLRTKIRPLVLNLTPDADISDAENLKNQLTAQFEAYRADYTGYYERSKHPNSPAVRDANPVIIIYPGVGMFSFAKDKQTARVASEFYINAINVMRGAEAISEYQGLPEQEAFDIEYWLLEEAKLQRMPKEKPLSRKIALITGGSGGIGKAIADKLAQEGACVVMVDMREADIQEAQAEFNKKFGRDTAATAIVDVTSSQAIAEAFKTANLAFGGVDIVVNCAGLSISKPMMETTEADYDILQDVLVKGQFLVSQQGVKIMRKQQLGGDIVNIVSKNALVSGPNNIAYGTAKAAQLHMSRLMAAELGSDKIRVNVVNPDAVIRGSKIWESGWAEGRAKAYGISVAELPAYYAKRTVLNEELLVEDMANAVFLYVGGLLNKSTGNVLNVDGGVPAAFVR
- the rhaT gene encoding L-rhamnose/proton symporter RhaT; this encodes MQVILGLFYHFIGGFASGSFYIPFNRVKQWAWESYWLVGGIFSWLIVPPIGAALTAPGYLETLTHTPFSTLFYTYLMGLLWGIGGLTFGLTMRYLGLSLGMAIVLGFCAAFGTLIPPIFYEFFGRSGNAKTITELLSTTSGLIIFAGVLLCLVGIGICGKAGTLKEKELSPEQKTENIKEFNFPKGILVAIFSGVLSAFMSFGYETGKPIAEATVARGIDPLWQNNPTLVVILLGGLTTNIIWCLYLNIKNKTGGDYVNKATPLVRNYLFSAIAGTTWYLQFFFYGMGESLFSANGLGFSSWTLHMAFIIIVSNIWGIYFNEWKGASARTMRVIILGIVTVIISTMVVGYGNYLAS